One region of Hymenobacter sediminicola genomic DNA includes:
- a CDS encoding T9SS type A sorting domain-containing protein, translated as MITNLYSSASWTSGRLRTRLTALAAALLLAPAAWAQAPANDNCTGAIALTPGATCTVVTGTNENATASTAPVPSCGGTTTTGSNDVWYSVIVPAGGAVTVTTSSITGSPFVDSVIELYSGTCASPTYLTCNDDATGLFSSATATGLTAGSTVYARVMSYGTSPTGQFGVCATIPAAVPANDNPTGAVALTVAATCTPVNGTNTAATTTTANGYANPGAAPYSCGIAVTPKDVWYRFTTAASGAGSTSVSIQVTGNPAGYLRAFSAASAAGPFTEIGCASGGANNVVSTPLNLSGLTPSTTYYVSVAGYGSADTQGAFTICASSTIAAVCAAPTAISIGSITTTSASLVFTPGSGNTSYTVTYYPTATPTAVTTVTPTPTASPVAITGLTAGTAYTVTLQAICAGGGTTGLITRTFTSSALPPANNECATAVTLTPSAAGGACTATNGTVAGATQSNAPILCNGFTATAAQDVWYSFVATATSHTVTVTGNFDGVLEVLSGACGALTNVGCADATGTSETLNLTALTVGTTYRMRYYPYTSNPANGAFTICVTTPVPLPANDAAVQTVYTVGKAPVSAPQVVQAVVRNTGSAALPAFPLNLSVAGANTFTDAKIVPALAVGASTTITFAAYTPTAIGTNTVTVTAPADGLASNNTLVYTQAVTANNLSYIDDSQPLNATGIGVSGTTPNGILASRFTINTAAVIGEVRVNLAPVTTTTSTYQVVVLNAAGTGGQPGTILFTSPTQTRTAAGGVTTVPVTGNISVNGTFYVGVKEISGNVQLAYQVESPLRPGTHYFQGGGTTTWTDVSTVNIGTPPAPAATRLAIEVGFSSRTLSTNSAALSKAISMFPNPSNGHVTLDIQGAQAKGSMQVEIINMLGQVVHTSAVRDNAQNKLDLSSLSNGMYTVRIKSGSEYTIRQLALTK; from the coding sequence ATGATAACAAACCTCTACTCTTCCGCTTCCTGGACATCCGGCAGACTGCGGACACGGCTGACAGCGCTGGCCGCTGCGCTGCTATTGGCTCCGGCTGCGTGGGCCCAGGCCCCGGCCAATGACAACTGTACGGGAGCCATAGCCCTGACTCCCGGCGCAACCTGCACGGTAGTGACCGGCACCAACGAAAATGCCACGGCCAGTACGGCTCCTGTTCCCTCGTGCGGTGGCACTACCACCACGGGCAGCAACGACGTGTGGTACAGCGTAATAGTGCCGGCCGGCGGCGCCGTAACCGTAACTACCAGCTCTATCACTGGCAGCCCCTTCGTCGATTCGGTAATAGAGCTGTACTCTGGTACCTGCGCCAGCCCTACCTACTTGACTTGCAACGATGATGCTACCGGCCTGTTTTCCAGTGCTACAGCTACCGGCCTCACGGCTGGCAGCACCGTGTATGCCCGGGTAATGAGCTACGGCACTTCCCCTACAGGGCAGTTTGGTGTTTGCGCTACTATTCCGGCCGCCGTTCCGGCCAACGACAACCCAACGGGCGCCGTTGCCCTAACGGTTGCAGCTACCTGTACTCCGGTGAATGGCACGAACACCGCTGCTACCACCACTACAGCTAATGGCTACGCCAACCCTGGTGCTGCGCCTTACAGCTGCGGTATTGCCGTGACGCCTAAAGATGTTTGGTACCGCTTCACGACGGCGGCCAGCGGAGCCGGCAGCACGTCGGTGAGCATCCAGGTAACGGGTAACCCGGCCGGGTATCTGCGGGCCTTCTCGGCTGCTAGCGCGGCCGGTCCGTTCACGGAAATTGGTTGTGCTTCAGGCGGTGCCAACAATGTGGTATCAACTCCCCTGAACCTGTCCGGTCTGACGCCCAGCACTACCTACTATGTGTCGGTAGCAGGGTACGGCTCCGCCGATACGCAGGGTGCCTTCACCATCTGCGCCAGCAGCACAATAGCAGCCGTTTGCGCCGCTCCTACAGCCATATCCATAGGCAGCATCACGACCACCTCGGCTAGCTTGGTTTTCACGCCCGGTAGCGGCAACACCAGCTACACCGTAACCTACTACCCTACGGCCACTCCAACCGCCGTTACTACCGTAACTCCTACGCCTACTGCATCGCCGGTAGCTATTACCGGGCTCACGGCCGGCACTGCTTACACAGTTACGTTGCAGGCTATCTGCGCAGGTGGCGGTACTACAGGCCTGATTACGCGTACGTTCACGAGCAGCGCACTGCCTCCTGCCAACAATGAGTGCGCCACTGCCGTAACCCTGACGCCCAGCGCGGCGGGCGGTGCCTGCACAGCCACAAACGGTACGGTAGCCGGCGCTACGCAAAGCAATGCTCCTATTCTCTGCAACGGCTTCACGGCCACTGCTGCCCAGGATGTGTGGTATAGCTTCGTGGCCACTGCTACGTCGCATACCGTTACGGTTACCGGCAACTTCGATGGCGTTCTGGAAGTGCTGAGCGGTGCCTGCGGTGCCCTCACCAACGTAGGGTGCGCCGATGCTACCGGCACCAGCGAAACCCTGAATTTGACGGCGTTGACTGTAGGTACTACCTACCGCATGCGCTACTACCCTTACACGTCTAACCCTGCCAACGGTGCTTTCACCATCTGCGTGACAACTCCGGTTCCGCTGCCAGCCAACGACGCCGCCGTGCAAACTGTTTATACGGTAGGAAAAGCGCCTGTTTCGGCTCCGCAGGTAGTACAAGCGGTAGTCCGCAATACCGGCTCGGCCGCGCTGCCTGCTTTCCCGCTCAACCTGAGCGTGGCTGGTGCCAACACCTTCACCGATGCCAAGATTGTGCCGGCACTGGCAGTAGGCGCTTCTACTACCATCACATTTGCCGCCTACACGCCTACTGCCATCGGCACCAATACGGTAACCGTAACGGCTCCGGCTGACGGACTGGCCTCCAACAACACCTTGGTGTACACGCAGGCGGTAACGGCAAACAACCTCTCGTACATCGACGACAGCCAACCCCTGAATGCAACCGGCATCGGCGTTTCTGGCACCACGCCGAATGGCATTTTGGCTTCTCGGTTCACCATCAACACCGCTGCCGTTATTGGCGAAGTACGTGTGAACCTAGCCCCGGTGACTACTACCACCTCCACGTACCAGGTCGTAGTGCTGAATGCGGCTGGCACGGGAGGGCAGCCCGGAACAATTCTGTTCACGTCGCCTACGCAAACCCGCACGGCCGCCGGCGGTGTAACCACCGTTCCTGTAACGGGCAACATCTCGGTAAACGGGACTTTCTACGTTGGGGTGAAAGAAATTTCCGGCAACGTGCAGCTCGCTTATCAGGTTGAGTCACCGTTGCGCCCAGGCACACACTACTTCCAGGGCGGAGGCACTACCACGTGGACGGACGTAAGCACAGTGAACATCGGCACTCCGCCTGCTCCGGCCGCTACCCGTTTGGCTATCGAAGTAGGTTTCAGCTCCCGTACGCTGTCTACTAACAGCGCGGCGCTATCGAAAGCCATTTCGATGTTCCCGAACCCGAGCAACGGCCACGTAACGCTGGATATTCAGGGGGCACAGGCAAAAGGCTCGATGCAGGTAGAAATCATCAACATGCTCGGCCAGGTTGTGCATACTTCTGCTGTAAGAGACAATGCGCAGAATAAGCTGGACCTTTCAAGCCTGTCGAACGGCATGTACACGGTTCGGATAAAGTCTGGCTCGGAGTACACTATTCGTCAGCTGGCCCTGACGAAATAA